A part of Papilio machaon chromosome 21, ilPapMach1.1, whole genome shotgun sequence genomic DNA contains:
- the LOC106712976 gene encoding DNA repair and recombination protein RAD54-like, whose product MRRSLAPSQIGANDSVFKSPLLNSSKRKKRECTKIPLAQKSLSQSLSASDHEILIKQILNKPFKVPIPNYVSSYCGKSLGLKRTQVRRALHDPDEPNALVLYRPPYIPEHEKMKMNANDIKVAVVVDPVLGNILRPHQRDGVKFMYDCVTGIQIENAYGCIMADEMGLGKTLQCITLLWTLLRQGPDCKPTITKAIIVCPSSLVKNWYNEIGKWLGQRINALPMDGGSKADITLKLQQFMNTFTAGRVATPVLIISYETFRIYSNILHSSEVGLVLCDEGHRLKNSENQTYQALMGLKAKRRILISGTPIQNDLTEYFSLVHFVNEGILGTAQEFKKKYENHILKGQDALASAQEREKAQECLQTLTSIVNKCMIRRTSNLLTKYLPVKFEQVICVKMTPLQTQIYKNFINSDAIRNKFTGSGDKNTFTTLSSITTLKKLCNHPDLVYDKIIERSEGFEKAKDLLPANYDIKDVKPEYSGKLMILDCILANLKTNTDDKIVLVSNYTQTLDLFEKLCRKRCYQYVRLDGSMTIKKRAKVVESFNDNDSKEWIFMLSSKAGGCGLNLIGANRLIMFDPDWNPANDDQAMARVWRDGQKKPCYIYRLLATGTIEEKIFQRQAHKKALSDTVVDQNEESLRHFTSEDLKDLFRLEENTLSDTHSKFKCRRCVNNIQVTLPPENSDCTSDLSNWYHCADKKSLADIVLKQCWDLAKSISFVFHHRSAEAEAKIIETEDKENVQETKRRKIEIDEDYSEPDDSGDEDYK is encoded by the coding sequence ATGCGAAGAAGTTTAGCTCCGAGCCAAATCGGGGCGAATGATAGCGTGTTCAAAAGTCCTCTACTTAATTCATCGAAACGTAAAAAGCGGGAATGTACAAAAATACCGCTTGCTCAAAAATCTCTTTCTCAATCTTTATCCGCATCAGATCATGAAATACTCATAAagcaaattttaaacaagCCCTTTAAAGTGCCCATTCCTAATTATGTGTCATCCTATTGTGGGAAGAGTTTAGGGTTGAAACGAACGCAAGTGCGACGCGCCTTACATGATCCCGACGAACCAAACGCTTTGGTATTGTATCGCCCGCCCTACATTCCTGAACAcgagaaaatgaaaatgaatgcAAACGATATAAAAGTCGCAGTTGTTGTCGATCCCGTGTTGGGAAACATCTTACGACCACATCAAAGGGACGGAGTTAAGTTTATGTACGATTGTGTGACTGGTATACAGATAGAGAATGCTTACGGATGTATAATGGCAGATGAAATGGGTCTAGGAAAAACTTTGCAATGTATTACTTTGCTCTGGACTCTATTAAGACAAGGCCCCGACTGTAAACCAACTATAACTAAAGCGATCATAGTTTGTCCAAGTAGTTTAGTAAAGAATTGGTACAATGAGATTGGAAAGTGGCTGGGTCAAAGGATAAACGCACTGCCAATGGATGGTGGGAGTAAAGCTGATATTACACTAAAACTCCAGCAATTCATGAACACATTCACAGCAGGGAGAGTTGCTACACCTGTCTTAATAATCTCATATGAAACTTTTAGGATTTATTCCAATATTTTGCATTCATCTGAAGTTGGTTTGGTCTTGTGTGATGAAGGCCATAGGTTGAAGAATAGTGAGAATCAAACTTATCAGGCTTTAATGGGTTTGAAAGCTAAACGGAGAATTCTAATCTCAGGAACTCCTATACAGAATGATCTTACTGAATATTTCAGTTTAGTACATTTTGtgaatgaaggtattttaggAACAGCtcaagaatttaaaaagaaatatgagAATCATATTCTCAAAGGTCAGGATGCATTAGCCTCTGCTCAAGAAAGGGAGAAAGCACAGGAATGTCTACAAACTTTGACATCTATAGTCAACAAATGTATGATCCGTAGAACTAGTAatttactaacaaaatatttaccagTCAAATTTGAACAAGTTATATGTGTCAAAATGACTCCACTCCAAACACAAATatacaagaattttataaattctgaTGCGATTCGTAACAAATTTACAGGCAGCGGTGACAAAAACACATTCACTACATTATCTAGCATCACAACATTGAAGAAGTTGTGTAATCATCCCGATTTAGtgtatgataaaataatagagaGATCTGAAGGCTTTGAGAAAGCTAAAGATTTATTACCTGCAAATTATGACATTAAAGATGTAAAACCTGAGTATTCTGGCAAGTTGATGATATTGGATTGTATATTagctaatttaaaaacaaatacagatGATAAAATTGTCTTAGTATCAAACTATACACAAACTCTTGATCTATTTGAGAAGTTGTGTCGTAAAAGATGCTATCAATATGTAAGACTTGACGGCTCAATGACGATAAAGAAAAGAGCTAAAGTTGTTGaaagttttaatgataatgattCTAAAGAGTGGATATTTATGCTCAGTTCTAAAGCCGGTGGTTGCGGTTTGAATCTGATTGGAGCTAACCGTTTGATCATGTTTGATCCTGATTGGAATCCAGCTAACGATGATCAAGCGATGGCGAGAGTTTGGCGCGACGGACAGAAGAAACCATGCTATATATACCGGTTACTAGCAACCGGTACTATCGAAGAAAAGATATTCCAGCGTCAAGCTCACAAGAAAGCACTCAGTGATACAGTTGTTGACCAAAATGAGGAGTCACTGAGACATTTCACTTCTGAAGATTTAAAAGATCTGTTCCGTTTAGAAGAGAATACATTATCGGATACGCATAGTAAGTTTAAGTGCCGTAGATGCGTGAACAATATACAGGTAACATTGCCTCCAGAAAATTCAGATTGTACATCGGATCTCTCCAACTGGTACCATTGCGCTGACAAGAAAAGTTTAGcagatatagttttaaaacaatgctGGGATCTTGCCAAAAGCATATCATTTGTATTCCATCATAGATCCGCGGAAGCTGAagctaaaattattgaaacggAAGATAAGGAAAATGTACAAGAGACAAAGAGACGGAAGATAGAAATTGATGAGGATTATTCTGAGCCGGATGATAGTGGTGATGAAGATTAtaagtga
- the LOC106712982 gene encoding leucine-rich repeat-containing protein 47: MGVWLEVTTAKSENRHEIKLAGAAISKRISEEGLDKTVFQLTNLNLLNISDTCLTSLPDDIKLLVNLQSLLLFGNKLQEFNENITSLPKLKVLDLSRNHITKIPDSLNKMKELMNINLSSNEIDTMPSLGDFPNLISVDISNNKLSSFLDIENANMPHLTDLKLKGNCIEVLPSHVARVLPLLKNFDMGDNKITLIPGELANLGKLKELNLKGNKLSDKRLMKLVDQCRTKQILDYIREHCPKSEQTQQSSKGKGKKGKKQEEPQPEDIEELCHSMKILHVEDDTVRVKIIESEVANIRPYILCCIINNINLTDELFKKFIQLQTKLHDTVCDKRNVATIATHDMSKVAPGDLIYTAKPPKALKLTPLSRSRQYSGEQLFQQLAAEAEALRKEKKRNVYTGIHKYLYLLEGKQKYPCLEDASGKVISFPPITNSEDTKMSSSTKTMLVEVTSHASLSSCKTVMDKVLQECLLLGIGDEGEDEGYHTLSVQQVKIVDTEGNLKSVYPSRTDCVYDGTNIKVYRLPKK, translated from the exons ATGGGTGTGTGGCTAGAGGTAACGACTGCAAAATCTGAAAATAGACACGAAATAAAGTTGGCGGGTGCCGCTATCTCAAAAAGAATTTCTGAAGAGGGTTTAGACAAAACtgtttttcaattaacaaatttgaaccttttaaatataagtgaTACATGCCTTACATCATTACCAGACGATATTAAACTATTAGTTAATCTGCAATCACTATTATTGTTCGGTAATAAACTTCAAGAGTTTAACGAAAACATAACCTCCTTACCGAAATTAAAGGTTTTAGATTTATCACGTAACCACATAACGAAGATTCCTGACAGTCTAAACAAAATGAAGGAGTTgatgaatataaatttgagTTCAAATGAGATCGATACGATGCCTAGTTTAGGTGATTTTCCAAATTTGATATCTGTGGATATCTCAAACAACAAATTGTCGTCGTTTTTGGACATCGAAAATGCGAATATGCCACATCTAACTGATTTAAAGCTAAAAGGGAATTGTATAGAAGTATTACCTAGCCATGTGGCCCGAGTATTGCCTCTACTGAAAAACTTTGATATgggtgataataaaattacattaattccTGGGGAACTCGCTAATTTAGGAAAATTAAAAG AACTGAATCTTAAAGGTAACAAATTATCAGACAAACGTCTCATGAAGTTAGTCGACCAGTGCCGTACAAAACAAATCCTCGACTACATCCGTGAACATTGTCCAAAATCTGAACAAACACAACAATCAAGTAAAGGTAAAGGAAAGAAAGGGAAAAAGCAAGAGGAACCGCAACCCGAAGATATCGAGGAACTTTGTcattcaatgaaaatattgcATGTCGAAGATGACACAGTTCGGGTTAAGATTATTGAATCAGAAGTTGCGAACATACGTCCATATATACTCtgctgtattataaataatataaatttaacggATGAACTGTTTAAGAAATTCATACAGttgcaaacaaaattacatgaCACGGTGTGTGATAAAAGAAATGTAGCAACTATAGCTACGCATGATATGAGCAAGGTAGCACCAG GAGACCTGATCTACACAGCAAAGCCTCCTAAAGCACTAAAGCTGACACCATTGTCGAGATCTCGACAGTACAGTGGAGAACAGCTGTTCCAACAGCTAGCCGCAGAAGCGGAGGCTCTTAGGAAAGAAAAGAAGAGGAATGTGTACACCGGGATACATAA gtacttatatttattagaaggCAAACAAAAGTATCCATGTCTTGAAGATGCCAGTGGTAAAGTGATTAGTTTCCCGCCAATAACAAACTCTGAGGATACtaag atgtcaaGCAGCACAAAGACGATGTTAGTAGAGGTGACGTCACACGCGTCTCTCTCTTCCTGCAAAACGGTCATGGACAAAGTGTTGCAGGAATGTCTGTTGCTAGGCATTGGGGATGAGGGAGAAGATGAGGGTTACCACACACTATCTGTGCaacag GTAAAGATAGTTGACACTGAAGGTAATTTAAAGAGCGTGTACCCATCGAGGACGGACTGTGTGTACGACGGCACCAATATTAAAGTGTACCGTCTGCCAAAGAAATAa
- the LOC106712973 gene encoding collagenase, which yields MAGWCLVGFLVAVLGSSVLAYPRVTFPENALRSPNRIVSGWEAKEGQFPYQISLRMVNLDGRVNGCGGTIIHPEWGLTAAHCTATRVTIVIRAGAVNLTRPESIFETTTYYNHPLYIEALQSVVQPHDIGLLKFNRVLQFSDRVQPVRLQSSFDANKDYSDVRLQASGWGRTWTSGESPENLNWVYLRGVSNSFCRGLYGTIVIDSTICASGYNVTSQSTCQGDSGGPLLVEDVDGQLTQIGISSFVSGTGCHTDFPAGFIRTGPYHDWISEVTGLNFDVQAEPTTTTIRIDTTSTGDSETTTAEPEPTTVSEAEPTTESEPETTTVSELEPTTETEPEPTTVSEPEPTTESEPEPTTVSELEPTTESEPEPTTVSELEPTTESEPELTTVSETEPEVTEAPSKHFFWFKF from the exons ATGGCGGGCTGGTGTCTTGTAGGGTTCTTAGTGGCTGTGCTTGGGAGCTcg gtaTTAGCTTACCCAAGGGTAACTTTCCCGGAGAATGCTCTGCGCA GTCCTAATCGCATCGTGTCAGGATGGGAGGCGAAGGAAGGACAGTTTCCCTATCAGATCTCACTTAGGATGGTCAACCTCGATGGCAGAGTGAATGGTTGTGGTGGTACAATCATACACCCTGAATGGGGACTTACAGCAGCACATTGTACTGCCAC CCGCGTTACAATAGTCATTCGTGCCGGTGCTGTCAACCTTACGAGACCTGAAAGCATCTTCGAGACCACAACTTACTACAATCACCCTCTGTACATCGAGGCGCTGCAATCTGTGGTTCAACCGCACGATATCGGTCTCTTAAAGTTCAACCGCGTCTTGCAATTCTCAg ATCGTGTCCAACCAGTACGTTTGCAGTCGTCTTTTGACGCCAACAAGGACTACAGTGATGTCAGGTTACAAGCCAGTGGCTGGGGACGCACATGGACCTCAG GTGAGTCTCCGGAGAACTTGAACTGGGTGTATTTACGCGGTGTTTCAAACTCCTTCTGCCGCGGTCTTTACGGCACCATTGTTATCGACTCTACCATCTGCGCGAGCGGTTATAATGTAACCAGCCAGTCTACTTGCcag GGTGACAGCGGTGGACCCCTGCTAGTGGAAGACGTCGACGGCCAACTCACTCAGATCGGCATCTCATCTTTCGTCTCGGGCACCGGTTGCCACACCGACTTCCCCGCTG GTTTTATTCGTACCGGTCCTTATCATGATTGGATAAGCGAAGTGACAGGTTTGAATTTCGACGTGCAAGCAGAACCTACCACCACAACTATCAGAATTGATACCACCAGCACTGGTGACTCAGAAACAACCACCGCGGAACCTGAACCTACCACAGTGTCTGAAGCTGAACCCACGACCGAAAGTGAACCTGAAACTACCACAGTTTCGGAACTCGAACCCACAACTGAGACTGAACCTGAACCTACCACAGTTTCGGAACCCGAACCCACAACTGAGAGTGAACCTGAACCTACCACAGTTTCGGAACTCGAACCCACAACTGAGAGTGAACCTGAACCTACCACAGTTTCGGAACTCGAACCCACAACTGAGAGTGAACCTGAACTTACCACTGTTTCTGAAACTGAACCAGAAGTAACAGAAGCACCCAGCAAACATTTCTTctggtttaaattttaa